The Streptomyces cynarae genome contains a region encoding:
- a CDS encoding ABC transporter permease, which produces MSPEVISAPTPVDTPKPDRAHSRARAARRRKVVVLLVRVLLLVAVLGLWEALSRSKVIDPFNFSMPSKIWDQISTWVMHGTAQGALGEQIWVTLHEALLGWIIGVIAGVVFGIALGRIAFLADVLGPYIKVLNSIPRIVLAPIFVIWFGLGPSSKIASAVVLVFFPVFFNAFQGAREVDRNLVANARILGASDRRVTLQVVIPSATSWIFTSLHVSFGFALIGAIVGEYIGATKGIGLLVAQSQGTFNAAGVYAAMVILAVVALVAEGLLTFAERRIFRWKPSDSGH; this is translated from the coding sequence ATGTCGCCTGAGGTCATCTCCGCGCCCACTCCCGTCGACACCCCCAAGCCCGACCGCGCCCACTCACGCGCGCGTGCGGCCCGCAGACGCAAGGTCGTCGTCCTGCTCGTCCGCGTGCTGCTCCTGGTCGCCGTGCTCGGCCTCTGGGAGGCGCTCTCCCGAAGCAAGGTCATCGACCCGTTCAACTTCTCGATGCCGTCGAAGATCTGGGACCAGATCTCCACCTGGGTGATGCACGGCACCGCGCAGGGAGCGCTCGGCGAACAGATCTGGGTCACGCTCCACGAGGCGCTGCTCGGCTGGATCATCGGCGTCATCGCCGGTGTCGTATTCGGTATCGCGCTCGGGCGGATCGCCTTCCTCGCCGACGTCCTCGGTCCCTACATCAAGGTGCTCAACTCCATTCCCAGGATCGTCCTCGCCCCGATCTTCGTGATCTGGTTCGGGCTCGGACCGTCCTCCAAGATCGCCTCCGCCGTCGTCCTGGTCTTCTTCCCGGTCTTCTTCAACGCCTTCCAGGGCGCCCGCGAGGTCGACCGCAACCTCGTCGCCAACGCCCGCATCCTGGGCGCCAGCGACCGCCGGGTGACTCTCCAGGTCGTCATCCCGTCGGCCACCTCGTGGATCTTCACCAGCCTCCACGTCAGCTTCGGCTTCGCGCTCATCGGCGCCATCGTCGGCGAGTACATCGGCGCGACGAAGGGCATCGGCCTTCTCGTCGCCCAGTCCCAGGGCACCTTCAACGCGGCCGGTGTCTACGCCGCGATGGTCATCCTCGCGGTCGTCGCGCTGGTGGCCGAGGGGCTGCTCACCTTCGCCGAGCGCCGCATCTTCCGCTGGAAGCCGTCGGACTCCGGGCACTGA